The Usitatibacter rugosus genome segment GGCCACGACGAGGACGTTGCGAGCGACGGTGTGGATCTCGGCCGGGGTGGCGCGAAGCGAACGGCTGCGCACCAGCGACCCGCAGAGGGCCACCACGGTCTCGTGCTTGGTGTCGACGATGCGGTTGAAGTGCTCGCGCAGCTTCCGGTTGCGGGCGAGCAGGTCGTCCAGGTTCCGGTAGAGGAAGCGGAACTCCCAGATCGCTTCCAGCATGAGATGGAGGTAGAGCCAGAGGTCCTCGATCGCCGCCGGCCCCTCGCGCACGTCCGCGGGCCCGATGCCGATGCGCTGCTCGAACGCCCGGAACAGGTGCTCGACGATCTCGTCCTTGTTGCGGAAGTGGTAGTACAGGTTGCCGGGGCTCATCCCCAGCTCGCCGGCGATCATGCCGGTCGTCACGTGCGGCTCGCCGCGCTCGTTGAAGAGCCGCAGGCTCTCCGCGAGCACCCGTTCACGCGTCCGTTGCGTGCGGACCGCGTTGCCGTCGAGCGACGTTCGGGGCTTGGCCATCGGGCGCTATGGTACCCGGACGCTCCGCGGCGGTTGCCGGCAAGGGCCGAACGCTCCGCTGGATGGACCCCTTGAACCACGGAGGCACGGAGACACGGAGACACGGAGGGCCACGGAGAAAATCATGGCGGGTCCTGCAAGATGCCGACGTCGGTGAATCGCGGCCGCCTGCAAACTGCCGACCCTTCAAGCTTTCCTCCGTGGCCCTCCGTGCCTCCGTGCCTCCGTGCCTCCGTGCCTCCGTGGTTCAGGCTAAAACGAGTCAGGCACGAGCGCGGGAGCGCGACATGCGATCGACCTTGGCCTGGAGCTGGGCGACCTGGCGCGACAGCGCCTTCACGTCCTTCGTGGTCGGCACGCCGAGCTTCGCGATGGCGCGCGAGACACGCTGCTCGAACACCTTCTCGAGGCTGCTCACGGCGGCGACGGTGCGCGCACGGGCTTCCTCGACGCGGGCGACGGCGACGTCGCGGGCGTTGCCGGCGGCTTCACGGGCGGCGTTCGCGCGCTCGCTCGAGGCGGCCTGGAAAGCGGCGCCTTGCTGGGCGATCGAGGCGAGGGTCTTGCGCACCGAGGCGCGCGCCTTCTGCATCGTGGTGGCGGGGGTGACGCGGGTCTTGCGGACGGTACGGGTCTTGCGGGCCATGGAGGCTCCTTTCGGGGATCGGTTCATCACGGGCAGGAGCTTAGGGACCGTCCCTAGAGCCCGGGTTCTAAAGTTTTCCGGGGTATCATTCGACGCAAAACGAACCCCTACGCCGCAGGAGAAATCCCCCATGGCATACCTCGTCACCGGCGGGACCGGTTTCATCGGCCGCTTCCTCATCGACAACCTCGTCGAGCGCGAAGGACCGGTGTACGTGGTCGTGCGCAAGGGGTCGGTGAAGAAGCTGGAGGCGCTGAAGGCCCGCTGGGGCACCGCCGCCGAGCGCGTGATCCCGGTGGTGGGTGACCTCGCCAAGCCGAAGCTGGGCCTCTCCACGGCCGACATGGCGAAGCTGAAGGGCAAGGTGAAGCACTTCTTCCACCTCGCCGCCATCTACGACCTCTCCGCCGACGCCGCGAGCCAGGAGACGGCGAACATCGAAGGCACGAGGAACGCGGTCGAGCTCGCCGAGGCGGTGAACGCCGGCTGCTTCCACCACGTGAGCTCCATCGCCGCCGCCGGACTCTACGACGGCGTCTTCCGCGAGGACATGTTCGAGGACGCGGAGGACAAGGACCACCCCTACTTCCACACCAAGCACGAGTCCGAGGGGATCGTGCGCAGGGAATCGAAGGTCCCCTTCCGCATCTACCGCCCCGGCATCGTCGTCGGCCATTCGAAGACCGGCGAGATCGACAAGATCGACGGGCCGTATTACTTCTTCAAGCTGATCCAGAAAATGAGGAACGCCCTGCCCCCGTGGGTGCCGACGGTCGGCATCGAGGGCGGGCGGATCAACATCGTGCCGGTCGACTTCGTCGCCGACGCGATCGACCACATCGCGCACAAGAAGGGCCTGGACGGCGGCTGCTTCCATCTCACCGACCCCGAGCCCATGCGCGTGGGCGAGGTCCTGAACGCCTTCGCCAAGGCCGCGCACGCCCCGCAGATGACGATGCGGCTGAACGCCAAGATGTTCAGCTTCATCCCCTCCTTCGTGCTGGATGCCGCGATGTCGCTCGCTCCCGTGCGGCGCATCCAGAAGCAGCTCCTCGCGGATCTCGGCATCCCGAAGGACATGTTCACGTTCATCAACTATCCGACGCGGTTCGACAACCGCGAGGCAGCCAAGGCGCTGAAGGGCTCCGGCATCGAGGTGCCGCGCCTCGAGGATTACGCCTGGCGCCTGTGGGATTACTGGGAGCGCCACCTCGACCCGGACCTCTTCATCGACCGGTCGCTCGCCGGCAAGGTGAAGGACAAAGTGGTTGTCGTAACCGGCGGGACCTCGGGCATCGGCGAGGCGACGGCGTACAAGCTCGCGGAGGCCGGAGCCCGCGTCGTGGTCGTGGCGCGCGATGCCGAGAAGGCCGTGCCGGTGATGGCGAAGATCAAGGCCGATGGCGGCGACGGGACGTTCGTCTCCTGCGACCTCTCCAGCCTGGAGGACTGCGACAAGCTCGTGGCCACGGTGCTGAAGAAGTTCGGGCGCTGCGACTACCTGGTGAACAACGCCGGGCGCTCGATCCGCCGCGGCATCGCCTCCAGCTACGACCGCTTCCACGACTTCGAGCGGACGATGCAGCTGAACTACTTCGGGAGCCTGCGCCTGATCATGGGCTTCCTGCCGTCCATGGTGGCGCAGAACGCCGGCCACATCATCAACATCTCCTCGATCGGCGTGCTGACGCGGGCGCCGCGCTTCTCGGCCTACGTCTCGTCGAAGGCAGCGCTCGATGCCTTCGCCGACTGCGCTGCATCCGAATTCATAGACAACAACGTACATTTCACCACCATCAACATGCCGCTGGTGCGCACGCCCATGATCGCGCCGACCAAGCTCTACAACCACGTGCCGACGCTCTCGCCGGAGCAGGCGGCCGACCTCGTGGTGGAAGCGGTGGTCTACAAGCCGGTGCGCATCGCCACCCGCCTGGGCATCTTCGGCGAGATCCTGCACGCCGTGGCGCCGAAGGCCACGCAGATCATCCTCAACACCGCGTTCCGCATGTTCCCGGACTCGGGTGCCGCGCAGGGCAAGAAGAAGGACGGCGAGGCGAAGGAAGTCGAGCTGACACCCGAGCAGATCGCCTTCGCGCAGATCACCCAAGGCATCCACTGGTAAGGACTCCCATGCCCAACACGCTCACGCTCAAGCCCGGCGACAAGGCCCCGTTCTTCGAGGGGCTCTCCACCGACGAGGGCGCCAAGATCTCGCTGAAGACCTTCGCCGGCAAGAAGCTCGTGCTGTACTTCTATCCGAAGGACGACACGCCGGGCTGCACGGCGCAGGCGTGCTCGTTGCGCGACGCGAACGCGGAGCTGATCGCCAAGGGCGCGGGCGTGCTCGGCGTCTCGACCCAGGGCGTGGTGTCGCACCAGAAGTTCTCGTGGAAGTACAAGCTCAACTTCCCGCTGCTCGCCGACACCGACGGCGCCGTGGGCCGGGCCTATGGGGTGCTGGGCGGCGACGGCATCGTGAACAAGCTGAAGACCGCGGCGGGGCTCGCCGATCGCGTGACGTTCCTGATCGACGAGAACGGGATCATCACGCACATCCTGGACAAGCCCGACACCGACCGCCACGCCGAGGAAGTGCTGGCCCTGCTCTAGGGCTTCGGCAGCGCGCCCGCTTCGCGCAGCGCCGCGACCACCGCCGCATGCAGCGGCGGCGCCGCAACGATCCCCACGTGTCCCCAGCCGTGCAGCGCGATGTTCGTCGCCTGCGGGAGACGGCTGGTCTCCTGCGGCGCCACCAGGTTGTCGTGCACCGAGTAGATCGAGGTCGTCGGGCAAGCCGGACCCCGCCCGCCTTCGGCCGCCTCGAGTACGCGGAGGAAATCGCTGCCCTGCCTCATCTGCCTCGCATTGGCGCCCAGGCCCAGTTTCGCGATCGCCGTCCCGTGGTGCGGGCTCGCGATCGTGACCAGCCTCGCCACGCGCTGCGCTCCGTGGCGCGCGAGCCACGCCCGCGTCACCAGCCCGCCCATGCTGTGGCACACCAGCACGACCTGCGGGTGGCCCGAAGCGGCCAGGAGGCGCTGGACCTCGGCCTCGAGCTGGTCGACCAGCGGCTCGATGGATCCGAAGAGGCCGCGGAAGTTGAAGGTGTGGACCTCGGCGCCCGCGCGATCCATCGCATCGACCACCGGACGCATCAATCCGCGGTTGGAGAGATAGCCGTGCACGGTGAGGACGGGAACATGCGGTCCACCCGAGGGAGGATCGGCCCGCACCAGCACCGACTCGAAGGGCAGCCAGGCGAAGTTGTCCACGAGCATCGCTCGCCATTCGTCCAGGACGACCCGCACGCCGCCCGTGAAACCGACCTGCTGCCCGGGCTCGCGCGGCGAGCGATTCGCATGGGCGACGAGGCTCGAGGTGACCACGATGAGGAGGCGAACGCCCAGCGATACGGCGACGAGGAAGGCCCCCACCGCCGCCAGGTTCCAGCCGCACCGGTGGAGCCAGGCCCCCAGGGCGATGGCGATGAGGAGCTCGGCGGCGAGCTGGGCGCGGACCAGGGTGGAGAGCATGGAGGGCCGCAGTATAGATGTTAAGATTTCGCCGGCCATTTCCGGCTGTCTCCCTCCCCGAAGAAGAGTTCGAATGCCGCTTTACGCCGCGACGATTTTCCTGAGCGCCTTCCTGCTCTTCCTGGTCCAGCCCCTCCTCGCCAAGCAGATCCTCCCGTGGTTCGGAGGCACGGCCGTCGTCTGGACCACCTGCATGGTGTTCTTCCAGTTCGTGCTGCTGCTGGGTTACGCCTACTCGCACTGGATCACCACGCGCGTGGCGCAGCCCAAGCAGAACTGGGTTCACCTCGCGATCCTCGCGGCCAGCCTCGCCTTCATGCCGATGATGCCGGACGCGATGTGGAAGCCCGACGGCACGGAGAACCCGGTCGTTCGCATCCTGGCGCTCCTCTTCGCGACCGTGGGCCTGCCCTATTTCATGCTGTCCTCGACCAGCCCGCTGCTGCAGGCGTGGTTCGCCCGGGCGTATCCGGGCACGAGCCCGTACCGGCTCTTCGCCCTCTCCAACTTCGCCTCGATGCTGGCGCTCCTGGGCTACCCGCTGCTGATCGAGCCGCGCTTCGACAATCCGGACCAGTCGAAGGTGTGGAGCATCGGCTACGCGGGCTTCGTGGTGCTCTGCGCGGTGCTCACCTGGAAAGCGCGCTCGCTCGCGCCGCTGGCGCACACCCCGACGGAAGAAGCCCCGGCCATGCAGGAGCCGCGCCCCACCGCGGGCCGCATCGCGCTCTGGCTCACCCTCTCGGCCATGGGCTCGGTGGTGCTCCTCGGTGTCTCGAACCACCTCACGCAGAACGTCTCGTCGATCCCGTTGCTGTGGGTGGTGCCGCTCGCGATCTACCTCCTCACGTTCATCCTCTGCTTCGAGGGACGCGACTGGTACAAGCGCGATGCCTACCTGGGCTTCCTCGTCTGGATCCTGTGCGTGATGGCGTGGTTCCTCGCCGACAAGAGCCTGCAATTCGAGCTCCTGTGGCAGATCGCCGTGTTCACCGTGGGCCTCTTCTTCGTGTGCATGTTCTGCCACGGCGAGCTGGCGCGGCTACGCCCCGGACCGCGGCACCTCACGCTCTTCTATCTCATGGTGTCGCTGGGCGGCGTCGTGGGCGGCGTGCTGGTGGGCATCGTCGCTCCGGTGACGCTGCCGGGCTTCCTCGAGCTGGAGATCGCGCTCGTGATCGTGGCGCACCTGGCGCTCGCGCTGAACCTCGGTCGCGCCGTGCCCATCGTGGCCATGTTCGCGCTGGTCGCGGTGTTCACGACCGGAGCGCTGGTCTATCGCGTCCACACGTTCATGCAGGACACGATCCACATCGAGCGCAATTACTACGGCGTGCTTCGGGTCAAGGAAACGACCTCGCGCCTCGAGGACGAGGAGGCGCGCTACCGCTCGCTGGTGCACGGGGCGATCCTGCACGGCGAGCAGTGGCTGAACGAGAAGTACCGCCGCTCGGCGACGACCTACTATCGCGGCGGCTCCGGCATCGGGATGGCGATCCTGGCCCACGAGGGATTGCCGATCAAGGTCGGCGTGATCGGCCTGGGCACCGGCACGCTCGCCGTCTATGGCGATGCGGACGACGTCTACCGCTTCTACGACATCAATCCCGCGGTCGAGCGCATCGCCAACACGTACTTCACGTACCTGAAGGATTCGAAGGCGAAGATCGAGTTCGTGCTGGGCGACGCCCGGCTGCAGCTGGAGCGGGAAGCCCCGCAGCAGTTCGACGTGCTCGCCGTGGACGCCTTCACGGGCGACTCGATCCCGACCCACCTCATCACCGACGAGGCCGTGGCCGCGTTCCTGCGCCACATGAAGCCCGATGGCGTGATCGCCTACCACGTGTCGAACCGCTTCCTGGATCTCAAGCCGGTGCTGCTGGCGATCGCGGAGAAGCAGGGCCTGGAGTACGCCTACGTGGACCAGCGCTCGAACGACGGCGACACCACCAGCGACTGGGTGCTGCTCTCACGCACGAAGAAGATCATCCTGCGGCCCGAGATCGTCGCCTCCACCGAGCCCGTTGCGCCGCAACCTGGCTGGCGCCTTTGGACCGACGCCTACAACAACCTGCTCCAGGTGTTTAAACACTAAGGCGAAAGGCGCCCTCCGCAGATAAACACAGATAAACGCAGATGAAAAACCTTGAGGGGTTTGGCCCTTCAAGTTTTTGACTTTATCCGCGTTTATCTGTGTTTATCTGCGGAGGACGCCTTTCGCCTTAACCGAGTGCGGCAGCGACGCGCTCCGCGATGAGCGCGCTCACGCGCTCGTTGGACTCGATGGTCACCCCGGCGATGTGCGGCGTGAGCAGCACGTTGGGGGCGCCCGCCAGCGGATTGCCCGCCGGCAGCGGCTCTTCGTCGAAGACATCGAGCGCAGCCGCGCCCAGCCGGCCTT includes the following:
- a CDS encoding TetR/AcrR family transcriptional regulator → MAKPRTSLDGNAVRTQRTRERVLAESLRLFNERGEPHVTTGMIAGELGMSPGNLYYHFRNKDEIVEHLFRAFEQRIGIGPADVREGPAAIEDLWLYLHLMLEAIWEFRFLYRNLDDLLARNRKLREHFNRIVDTKHETVVALCGSLVRSRSLRATPAEIHTVARNVLVVATYWLNFQSLRGARVRSVEGDLGLGAYQVMALVSPYLVGAARDHLEQLSRNYLE
- a CDS encoding phasin family protein gives rise to the protein MARKTRTVRKTRVTPATTMQKARASVRKTLASIAQQGAAFQAASSERANAAREAAGNARDVAVARVEEARARTVAAVSSLEKVFEQRVSRAIAKLGVPTTKDVKALSRQVAQLQAKVDRMSRSRARA
- a CDS encoding SDR family oxidoreductase; this encodes MAYLVTGGTGFIGRFLIDNLVEREGPVYVVVRKGSVKKLEALKARWGTAAERVIPVVGDLAKPKLGLSTADMAKLKGKVKHFFHLAAIYDLSADAASQETANIEGTRNAVELAEAVNAGCFHHVSSIAAAGLYDGVFREDMFEDAEDKDHPYFHTKHESEGIVRRESKVPFRIYRPGIVVGHSKTGEIDKIDGPYYFFKLIQKMRNALPPWVPTVGIEGGRINIVPVDFVADAIDHIAHKKGLDGGCFHLTDPEPMRVGEVLNAFAKAAHAPQMTMRLNAKMFSFIPSFVLDAAMSLAPVRRIQKQLLADLGIPKDMFTFINYPTRFDNREAAKALKGSGIEVPRLEDYAWRLWDYWERHLDPDLFIDRSLAGKVKDKVVVVTGGTSGIGEATAYKLAEAGARVVVVARDAEKAVPVMAKIKADGGDGTFVSCDLSSLEDCDKLVATVLKKFGRCDYLVNNAGRSIRRGIASSYDRFHDFERTMQLNYFGSLRLIMGFLPSMVAQNAGHIINISSIGVLTRAPRFSAYVSSKAALDAFADCAASEFIDNNVHFTTINMPLVRTPMIAPTKLYNHVPTLSPEQAADLVVEAVVYKPVRIATRLGIFGEILHAVAPKATQIILNTAFRMFPDSGAAQGKKKDGEAKEVELTPEQIAFAQITQGIHW
- a CDS encoding peroxiredoxin, with product MPNTLTLKPGDKAPFFEGLSTDEGAKISLKTFAGKKLVLYFYPKDDTPGCTAQACSLRDANAELIAKGAGVLGVSTQGVVSHQKFSWKYKLNFPLLADTDGAVGRAYGVLGGDGIVNKLKTAAGLADRVTFLIDENGIITHILDKPDTDRHAEEVLALL
- a CDS encoding alpha/beta fold hydrolase, encoding MLSTLVRAQLAAELLIAIALGAWLHRCGWNLAAVGAFLVAVSLGVRLLIVVTSSLVAHANRSPREPGQQVGFTGGVRVVLDEWRAMLVDNFAWLPFESVLVRADPPSGGPHVPVLTVHGYLSNRGLMRPVVDAMDRAGAEVHTFNFRGLFGSIEPLVDQLEAEVQRLLAASGHPQVVLVCHSMGGLVTRAWLARHGAQRVARLVTIASPHHGTAIAKLGLGANARQMRQGSDFLRVLEAAEGGRGPACPTTSIYSVHDNLVAPQETSRLPQATNIALHGWGHVGIVAAPPLHAAVVAALREAGALPKP
- a CDS encoding spermidine synthase translates to MPLYAATIFLSAFLLFLVQPLLAKQILPWFGGTAVVWTTCMVFFQFVLLLGYAYSHWITTRVAQPKQNWVHLAILAASLAFMPMMPDAMWKPDGTENPVVRILALLFATVGLPYFMLSSTSPLLQAWFARAYPGTSPYRLFALSNFASMLALLGYPLLIEPRFDNPDQSKVWSIGYAGFVVLCAVLTWKARSLAPLAHTPTEEAPAMQEPRPTAGRIALWLTLSAMGSVVLLGVSNHLTQNVSSIPLLWVVPLAIYLLTFILCFEGRDWYKRDAYLGFLVWILCVMAWFLADKSLQFELLWQIAVFTVGLFFVCMFCHGELARLRPGPRHLTLFYLMVSLGGVVGGVLVGIVAPVTLPGFLELEIALVIVAHLALALNLGRAVPIVAMFALVAVFTTGALVYRVHTFMQDTIHIERNYYGVLRVKETTSRLEDEEARYRSLVHGAILHGEQWLNEKYRRSATTYYRGGSGIGMAILAHEGLPIKVGVIGLGTGTLAVYGDADDVYRFYDINPAVERIANTYFTYLKDSKAKIEFVLGDARLQLEREAPQQFDVLAVDAFTGDSIPTHLITDEAVAAFLRHMKPDGVIAYHVSNRFLDLKPVLLAIAEKQGLEYAYVDQRSNDGDTTSDWVLLSRTKKIILRPEIVASTEPVAPQPGWRLWTDAYNNLLQVFKH